From the Methanobacterium sp. CWC-01 genome, the window ATGTTTCCATAACCAGCACCCAGTGGCAGGGTCTCTACGATGAACCTAAGGAAATAATTGATGATGGAATAAAAGCGCAGCGGAGCCTTCTGGTTGGTTATTTCGGCAATGAGAAGGCCAACCAGCGCAAGGTCCAGCAGGCTCAGCATCCCAACAATGCCGCCATATCCCTGGCTGGAGAACCCCTACTATATCCTCCCATTGAAGACCTCCTAGAAGAGTTTCGTCGACGGAAGTTCACCACCTTCCTGGTAACTAACGGCCTCACCCCGGAAAAATTAGAAAACCTGTCTGTGGAGCCCACCCAACTTTACATATCCCTTGATGCACCTACCCAAAAGGTTTACAAAAACCTTTGCCAGCCCCAGATTGAAGATGGCTGGGAAAAATTAAACCAGTCCCTGGATATCCTTTCCACCTTTGATTGTCGTACAGTGATAAGAATGACCTGTGTTAAAGACTACAACATGCTCAATCCCCAGGATTATGCCGACATAATAAATCGCAGCAATCCTGATTTTGTGGAAGTCAAGGCCTATATGTACGTGGGGAGTTCTAGAGAACGACTGAAACTGGATAACATGCCTTCTTACCCCCAGATGCAGATTTTTGCCCAGTCAATAGCAGATTTGTGTGATAAAAAGATTATAGACGAATCCCGGGCCAGCCGGGTGCTTTTACTCCAGTAAATGTGCCCATGTATTCTATAAATAAATTGAAATAGGAGATATGACTTAAAATCGTGCGTGATGATGTTGAAAGATGTTTTAGAGGTGGTTTAATGAGAAGATTGTTGTTGATGTTAATTATCTTAGTGGTGGCCCTATCCCCGGTCTACAGTGCCCAGGGATTAGCCATAACCTATGGGGAGACAACTTACTCCAATCAGGCTTATAAAGATTCAATGTACAATTATTTCCAGTCCCACAGCGACAAGGATTTGAAAGATGCCACCTATCGGGTAATAACTGCTTCAGAAGTTAACGCCATCTCTAAAGATATCACCGGACGAAACTACAAGTCCAACCAAATTTTTTCATGTGCTCTGGTGGATCTCAGCTACAGCCAGGGGATCAAGATCATCGTAGACACCAGTAAAGTAACCACCGTAACATCCAGGATGTATGCCACCGCCCTGAAATCATCGGGGATAGAGAATGGTTACGTGGTGGTTTCATCCCCCACCGTGGCCACCGGGGAATCTGCCCTGGCCGGTGTTCTCAAGTCCTACGAAATTGCGGTAGGAACTTCAATCCCAGATGAAGCCAAAAAAGCAGCGACAGAGGAGCTTTACGTGGAAACCCGGGTAGTAAACCAGACTGGGCAGAATCCAGATACCATTGCCGAACTTTTTGATAAAACCAAAGAGGAAGTGCAAAAACAGAAACTGGAGGATCCGTCACAGATAAAGATCATCGTCATCAACATGGCCAACAATATGAACATCAACCTCAGTGACCAGCAGGCGCAGCAAATTGCAGATGCAATCTCAAACTCTCAGAAGGCTCAAGGAAACCTTACTGAATTTAAAAATCAGTTACAGCAAGCTACCCAGCAGGCTAGCGAGGCCCAGGGGATATTGGCCCAGATCACTGCATTTTTAGAGAACCTGTTTAACTACCTGCAGGGACTTCTTGGACAATAAATCTTTCAAAAAAGAAAATCATCCTTCAATATAACTCCCCATAATCCAGATAGGCGTTTCTAATAGTCAGATTAATATGCCACCATAAAACAATAGAGTTATAAGGAGAGCCACAGAAAAGGGGAATGTTAGTAACAGTGATATCATGTTAATAGCCCAAAACCATCTGCAGTTCATTATAGAAGTGGGATTGATGATCCACTTGGGCATCATACTGCTTTTCAATGTGGTGGCCATCCCCCTGAGCATGGTGCTCTTCCTGTCCATGGTTCTAACCATTTTACTGGCCGGATTGTTCAGTTTAGATGCGGCCTTTCTGTTTTTACCCTACATATCCCACCATGAGTTCACCCACCCCTTTGGTGCCGTGGCGGTGTTTGCCTGGGTCACCCTGGCTGCCTCGGCCAGCCTTTTAAGCGAGGTGGATATTAAATCTTCATCCATTACCGCCCTCTCCTGGATCCTTTTCATGGTAATTGGTATAGCGGGGATGATAATGCACCGTTCTTTTTTAATTTTATGGGTGATGGGCTGGATAATGGGTACCATCATCATGTCCAAAAGCTTTAAAAGAAGTGTGAAGATTACGCCCAAGAGGATAGGGGCTGTGGTAGTCGCTGCTCTGGGTGCATTTGGTGTGCTGGAAATACTTTCCAGAATATTGAATGCTTCGGTATTAAGTCCACTCTTGAGAATAAGTAGGTTAGAAGAATATGCCATGCCCAGCCTTAAAATGGTTATAAAAAATACCTTGTTATGGGGACATGTGCAGGGGTCATGTTTCTGGGGTGCGGATTGCCTGGGCGGATCCGATGGTTATCTGTCCCTGCCCATGAGCCTCATTAATCTCTTCACCCTACCTTACCCACTGTTTTTTGGGGTTCTGGTAACCAAGAAGGACTATATTGACTACATGCTTCCCGGTATTTTTGGAGTTGCCTTTGACTTTGGATATATGGGGCTACTGCTCCTGATGGGTTGGGTGCTGCTGGTTACCTGCAGCGGATTTTACGCACTGCGAGAATATCGTAAGAAAAGGAAAAACGGCAGTAGGATGTACCTGGGACGTGAAGCATTACTAATTGGGGCTTTATCAGCCTTTCTGGTACAGACCATTGTGGGTCTGTTCCTCTTTAACCGAAGCTTTAACGGAGCGGCCATGGTGACTTACATGGTCTTATCGGCCCTAGTCCTGGCCCATGTGGTGAGGATACGGCGGACAATGTGACCATTCGTATATTTTTAGAATCTTTTTTTTGCAGAATTTTGAAAAATAAAGTTTTAAGTTAAAGTTCCTAGGATCTCCACCGCCTTCTGGGCCGCGGCTTCCATGGAGGTTTCAAAGCTCACCCCGGCTTCTTTTAAAATTCGCTGCCCTTCCTCCTCATTGGTACCAGTTAAGCGAATTACTAGGGGAACCATTCTTTCCGCCTGGTTCATTACATCAATAATTCCACGGGCCACGTCATCAGCCCTGGTTATTCCCCCTAAGACGTTTAAAAATACTACCTTAACCTGGGGATTGGATATAACCAAATTTAGAGCCCGGGCAATGTTTTCCTGAGAGGCCCCGCCCCCGATATCCAGGAAAGTGGCTGGTTTACCTCCGTAGAGTTGTAGCATGTCCATTCCACTAAGGGTAAGTCCAGCACCGTTGCCGATGACGGCTATGTCACCATCCAGTTCCACGTAGGCAAATTCGTCTCGAGTACCTTCCAAAAGGTGAGCCAGTTTTTTTTGCCGGTAGAGGGAGTCATCATCCACCTCGAGCTTGGCGTCAGCTGCCACTATTCCATCAGTTGTAACCACTAGGGGGTTGATTTCTACTAGGTTGGCATCATATTTTTGAAAGACGTGGTAGAGTTTGAAGATGAAGGTCCCTACCCGGGGGATGAGTGCCCCATTTACTCCCATTTTGCGGGCGATATCCCGGGCCATGTAAGGTAAGAATTCCTGCCGGGGATCCACATGGACCTTCAGAATCTTGTCAGGGTTCTGTTGGGCCACCTCTTCAATGTCCACTCCTCCCTCAGTACTGGCCATGATCAATGCCTGCCGGGCGGAACGATCCAGAGCCACACTGAGGTAATATTCCGATTTAATAGCCAATTTTTCCTCAATCAGAAGTTTATTGACCTTTTCACCCTTTATTTCCATACCCATAAGTTCCTGAGCTACTTCGTATGCTTCTAGGGGGTTGTCGGCGAATTTTATGCCTCCGGCCTTGCCTCTGCCACCCACCAATACTTGGGACTTAACTGCCACAGGCACCCCTATCTCCTCGGCTGCCTGACGAGCGTCTGCTGCGGTTTTCACCATCTTATTTCGGGGGATGGCTATTCCTTCCTGGCTGAATATCTCTTTAGCCCGGTATTCATAGATTTTCATTCCAATCATCCTTTAGCTAACTTGATACCTGCTTCGAATGCAGATAGATTCTTTTCCTCAGTGCCAGGCGGCACACTGACTTTAACCGCATTTCTGGCGGCGTCTTCAGAAATGACCTTAGTAATACCAGTTATGGCCCCAATCATGACGATGTTGGCCACTATGCGC encodes:
- the twy1 gene encoding 4-demethylwyosine synthase TYW1, with the translated sequence MPIQDADLKDLEKKGYRFVGSHGHAAVKICHWTKKSLTDEGVCYKEKFYGIQSHRCLQMSPSIPFCHHKCLFCWRDVSITSTQWQGLYDEPKEIIDDGIKAQRSLLVGYFGNEKANQRKVQQAQHPNNAAISLAGEPLLYPPIEDLLEEFRRRKFTTFLVTNGLTPEKLENLSVEPTQLYISLDAPTQKVYKNLCQPQIEDGWEKLNQSLDILSTFDCRTVIRMTCVKDYNMLNPQDYADIINRSNPDFVEVKAYMYVGSSRERLKLDNMPSYPQMQIFAQSIADLCDKKIIDESRASRVLLLQ
- a CDS encoding DUF1002 domain-containing protein, whose protein sequence is MRRLLLMLIILVVALSPVYSAQGLAITYGETTYSNQAYKDSMYNYFQSHSDKDLKDATYRVITASEVNAISKDITGRNYKSNQIFSCALVDLSYSQGIKIIVDTSKVTTVTSRMYATALKSSGIENGYVVVSSPTVATGESALAGVLKSYEIAVGTSIPDEAKKAATEELYVETRVVNQTGQNPDTIAELFDKTKEEVQKQKLEDPSQIKIIVINMANNMNINLSDQQAQQIADAISNSQKAQGNLTEFKNQLQQATQQASEAQGILAQITAFLENLFNYLQGLLGQ
- the sucC gene encoding ADP-forming succinate--CoA ligase subunit beta: MKIYEYRAKEIFSQEGIAIPRNKMVKTAADARQAAEEIGVPVAVKSQVLVGGRGKAGGIKFADNPLEAYEVAQELMGMEIKGEKVNKLLIEEKLAIKSEYYLSVALDRSARQALIMASTEGGVDIEEVAQQNPDKILKVHVDPRQEFLPYMARDIARKMGVNGALIPRVGTFIFKLYHVFQKYDANLVEINPLVVTTDGIVAADAKLEVDDDSLYRQKKLAHLLEGTRDEFAYVELDGDIAVIGNGAGLTLSGMDMLQLYGGKPATFLDIGGGASQENIARALNLVISNPQVKVVFLNVLGGITRADDVARGIIDVMNQAERMVPLVIRLTGTNEEEGQRILKEAGVSFETSMEAAAQKAVEILGTLT